In Ooceraea biroi isolate clonal line C1 chromosome 6, Obir_v5.4, whole genome shotgun sequence, the genomic stretch TGGTTTTTCGAGCACGTTCCCGATCGCGCAGCGGCAATGAGCAACAACAAGGAGACTAGCTAGCTAGCTAAACTAACGAAATCGCGTTCGCTAGCCACTCGTGCGGAATTTCTCCACTCACGTCCAGGTACATCCGCGGATCGCTCAATCCTGTGTGTATGGCGGCCCTCAAAGAGCCGCGGATGTGGTGCTTCGCCTGATTCTCATCTCTGTAGCAGAATATCTCGTACCCTGTCACATGATTCGGCCTGATCAGATGAACGGAGAATACTTTCCGGTCCAAGTAATTGATTAAGTCGAGCTGTGCCTCCTTGTAAGCGGATCGCGATTGTTTCTGACTCATACGGAGCAGTTTCTGAAAAAAGGATGTAACGCTTGAACTCCGTTAATCaacgctttctctcttttcgttcTTATCAAGAAGCGAATCACTAGTTTGATTGCACTCGTgtaaaaatcgtaaaaatcgCGTGTAAAATATCGCGGAAATTGTACGTGCTATATGTTGTTCGTTGAACTTTACGCGAGTAAAGCAAGGAATCAGCAAACTTAACATTCATCGTCAAGCGTAATTTAGCTGACTTCCGTTCACACCAACTTGATTATTAAGATTCACCGTTACATGTACAtaatcattttcataattttaatagataaAGATATTAAGATACTGTTCACACTTTGTTCGGTAGGCTTTTCTatcgttattaaaaagttagtatcttacaaatgtaaataattgtctgttatgatatgatattaatctattatgatattaattttaacacaCTTATTGCTTGCCAGTCATCATGACGATAAATGTATTAAGCATGACTAAGCGATACGATAATACGAGCTTACATACGCACCTCTTTCAATTGTATTCGACTGAGTTTCTCATCCATGCTAATAACTTCAGAAGACGCTCCAGTGACATCTAAACTAGCCTCTCGGATCGTATTGATATGAGAATCGAGAGTGCTTTTTATTTCCTTGACGATCGGATCCTCGGAAGTATCGAGGATTTTCATGATAGATTCGAGTTTCGTGAGGAGCTCCTCTTTCGACAAAAATCCCAACAATTTTAAACATTCCTTGTACTCCAAGGACGCAAGGAGATTACTCGTATAAATTTTGGTATATAGTTCCCGTAACTGAAATGATTGTCGCATATTTTTTCCATGATTCAGACTTTTTAGCTGATAAAAGATTACTGACCTTTTACAcaacgtaatattttattttaatcaatcaaGTGTCCTGTTACCTGTTTACCTATTGGCGAGCCTGGTAATGATGCAACTAGACAGTGTAAACAtcttaaaacaattaaaaatacatccaTATATTTGTGAAAGTTCTTTAACAACGGTTCTAGCATTTCCTGCAGAAGAaagtgaatttttaaaaataattcgcaaatgtattatatataacattatgaaaaattacgaaaaattaaCAGTGACGAATATCTCATATATACGAATATCtctcttgaaatttttaagcTTTTTGATAGTAAAAAGCGTGATAATGGAGACtgacattttatatatgtaaaattcgatttaaattatttgacaGCAATCCaacaaaagtattattaaagCTGCGATATTTGATTAACGAATCGAATTTATAGCTtccatataaatacataatatctaccttaaatttttcattgctGAGGTTATCGTTTCTATTTGTTACTTCGCTAGATGTTTTCAAGTATTTAACGATAGAcggtaaatttttaatttcctcgATATTTTCATCGTTCAGCCTAGatattctctttttaatatctttcggTTGACAACAAAGAAAAGTTATATTGTTGTCGTAAAAATGTTGTATCATACatatctaaaaattaaaagaacttGCAACAATCAATTTACTGCCGACAAATTGCACTAAGTCTATTTTTCGTTACCTTATAATTCTGTAAAAAATTGTCCACTGAAAAAtcataaaacagaaaaatatcgGTCAGCAATTGAAACACGCGGCCAATTAATCTAAACGGAATATTTGACGAGAAAACAGTGGCATCCAGTACGTCCGACAGTGTTTTGACTTGCGTTTGCGTGTGAAATACCTAAAACATGAGTGCTCTAAATAATCTAAAGTCGCCGTGCAAATATTTCCGACGTGCATGAAAACTTTCTCGCCCAACTTGCCTGCACTATTAACTTCGACGTGACGTCGTACGTCAATGATCTATGCACAACATGCAACGTGGTAGCGACACCGAATATAAGTACGAACTTTAACGTACTCCTGTACGagctgaaaattatttattacagaatattctttattaaataaaacacacaTTCTTATCATGCATGAGTTCAAGCATTTGAACTGAGCATGCAGTAGAGACGTGTATTCATATTTCTCGCCGGAATCCCATCACGttcgtataaaaaaatcattatcATCAGGATACCTCAACACCAAGATGAAATCATGCAGTACATCGGTGGAGAAGCTCTCAAAGTCCGGCAAAATTATGACTAAAGGATCCTCCGGGTCATGATGTTTCGCGAACCAGTCTTTTAAGACACGCATAGTGCACTGACTCTTACGCACTTCGGACGCATCGTCATCATTCTAGAAAACGAGGGAGAACTGAGTAGAGAATTGCAACGAAGCTTCTCGACAGGACTTTCAACGCCAACTAACCGATTCCGATTTCTGGATAAGTTGATACACAGTGTCCTCGATAATGTTCTTTATCTTGTTGCAATTTCTACTCCACAGAACTGCTATATGCGACGTTACCTTGCTGAGCTTCGACACCGTCGTATCGAAAAGCGTCGTGTGATCGGGAACGTTGACTCCTGTAATACCGTCACATCGAGTTTTTCTAATGTTTACTGAGATTCGATATAGAGATTCGAAAATAGTTGTTTATTGGCAAGCTGTTCTGAGCTATTCTGTATCTTGGATTTAGAATAAGACCGAAATATTCGAGATAGGACTTCATTGGAAAAAATGCTCAGCATAATCTTGGACAAGGAAAATGAATGATGAGatcttacaaaatatttaagcaTAGAATATTTAACGTCGTTTTCACCTGTCAATAAGATAGCCGTAGCTATTTCATGAGACGTAGTTAACGGATTGGCTTTTATTGTTAGCACGAAGGATTTCAAATTCGACATAACTTGTTGAAACATTTCTGATCTCACGTTCTGAAATATTAAGGCATTAGTCTGTTAATGCATCCGGATGTTAAACTTGAAATTTCTGCAGCTGCATCACAACACCACGCTTTACCTCTGCGGCCTGTTCAATACGTCTCCACGTTTCACTATACGCGACGTACCAGGGTTCGTTACAATATTCCAAATTTTGAGTactcttcctctttttacCGATTTTGTAATTCCCTTTGTGAGCAAATATTCCCTAAAAATGACAATCGACATTAGGCTCTTATCatgtacaatttaatttcgtaTTAAAGTAGCATAGTAATTTTCCTGGCTCTGTTGTTGCAGAATTTAACGCAGTTAGATTgcgttattattaatcataaaaGTTACTATCGAGTTACAACGGGTTACAAAATCGATTAACGAAAGCCGGAAACTCGTTATTTCTCTAACactctaaataaaattacgcgaGTTCATAGTCaatgaaattgtaattaaacaaTCACaagtaatcaatttttattatcgaatgAACGGCGACGTGTGCGtgcaatgtaataaatatacacgCATATTAAGCACACATATTAAACGTACAGTAAACAGATATTCCAAAAATACtattaagttttatatattaatctaaaagtttacaaaatttttaagaatataatataattaagctCTCAACTTCAAAAGGAATAAGTAATTTGCAGAAGAATAAGTGATGATAAAATACATAACATCGCACAGAAGACTAGCAGCCCTAGAAGGGCGCGTCTGGACGCGCTGATAAACAAGGCGTAAGAAAAATAAGCCGGCAATTACGCGAATCGTCGCTACCGGCATTTTCGCGGCCTAGCGTCGCATTTTGAGGTTAAGTCGACGAGAGCAACAGGTTGCACGCGTCGTATCGCTTACCTTGGACACGGAAACATTCTCCATTCTGCGAGTGGTCATGTCGCCGAATTgccgaatatatttttaaatacagcGGCTTGAAACTGGCAAGTAAGAGAAACAAATCACTCACAACGAGACACTCGGCACGATCACGCGCGAACAACTAGCCGAACGAACGTCGCGAACAGCTGTCAGCTTGTCTTGACGAATCCTTGCGCCACTAGCTGGCGCCATGTGCTAGCATCAGTTAACGTCCATGTGTTTAGattgcataaaaatttaattaaattaaaatcttttaattgaatttaatttaataaagagtttattttcctttatacagaatattaatgcattttatatgttattaacaaagattataatttatactttaGTATATAAGcttcgaaatttattttgtcaaaCTACCTTTatgtattacattattgtatattgtcTTCGTTTCAGATCCTTTTATAGTTATAGTTGCGCAagctatattttttgtaagtGCAAAATAGATATTGGTTTGCAACTTTTTATCGTATAtctgtttaatataaaagccAATAAGATTATTGTTATAGAACTGTATGggtataaaatttgtttcagttatttatcaaattttatttctctcccttttaGTACCTGAATTTTAGATTTACTTTTAAATCCATTTTTTTCTTGGGATATTAAATCTCAAAAGTTCATTTCTAATAGAAACAATTTGTTTTGCAAAGCTTTATAACCAAGAGTTATACTTGTCAATACTCAAAGAACCATAAATTTACATGCAGAAACTTCTAAATCTGGATGGATCTGATGCATAAATTCAAGAATCGAGAGACAGAGTAACTTAAAAATTACAGAGTAAAATCTATATCAACAATCGCACGTAAAACAATAATTGCTTTCgagttgttattattattattaatttcttaaattacgCAATTATATCCATTTATCTATATAacgtatttatttctctttgctacattctcttttaaaatctCGTGGAACGTCTGGCGGCAACATGCACGCCACAATCTCCAAATACACGTCCGATAAAGCAACGCGCGGTTCGTCCTCATCAAGCAAGACCGGTGTGCCGCATGTTTGAAAGTCGGATTTCGGCTACGTCGGGAGAACGGACAGAGGAGACGAGTAGAGACGTCTCTCCCGGTGGAGAGACGAGATGGAGGGTGGATATAAATCGATGCGCAAGCAGCTTTGCGCGGGTCGTTCTCGTTTTGTGGTCGACCGTGGCACCTGTGCCCCGTGTGCATCGCTACCACCGATACGAGGATGGCGGGGACGGGgggaagaaaataaatgcgAATCGATCGGCAGCTTAATCATTCGGCGCCCGTTGAAAGGGCGGAAAGGCTCGGCTGCTGGGACAAAACGCTCGCGAGGCCGGCACCCGAGCCGGAGATATTGCGCCCTCTGAAAGGCACACATCCTCCCCCGCGACTCGATCACGTCGCATAAAGCACCCCGGCGCAACAAGAAAAATCGCGCCGGTGAGACGCGCTATAAAAATCCAGTCGGCGCGAATAAAATTCCATTCGCCGAGTCGCGATAAACCGGCGCGATCGATAATGCGATCGGCTGCTCGTCGGCGCCTAACGCCCGTTTTCGCACGTGCTTCGCATCTCTGCGCGCGACTTACGGCACGTCCGCTGAAATTTTACATGGAATTCCGGACACATCCGACAGACTCGGCAATCTTCCCGCCGtaagataaattattcaagcACCCGGTAAATAATTTCTGCAAAATGTTTATTGGTGAGCCGATGATATCAATCGCTCGGGAAGTTCGCGGGGGATGCTCTGCATCCGCGTCACGTCTACAGCCTTGCGTtgtaatataatgtacattATGATGTAAAATCTTGGGAAATACATTTGATTTTTCCTCTCAAAAAGTTCGAACAGTCGGAATAATTACAAAGCGGATGGAATatcgcgctttcgttccgatTCGTGCGTCGCGTTTCGTGATATATTGAAGCCTCGGCGCTTCGTGTATCTCCTTCCGGAGCTGCTCACCCGGCGGAAGGAAGATCAAGCATGCAACCATTCGGGGGTGATTGACGAGGCGTCACGGAGATATAAAAGCATTATATGGCGTGGCACGATACGGCGGTTCTGTGTGATCGGCGAATATGCACACATATAGATTGTGCATGTGCGCGTGTATGCGTATGTGTATGCATCGGATCAGCCGGAAGTCGCTTTCTCTCTAGACAACAGTCTATCGcaaaaattgatttcgatGAGGTACGGCGCAAGAAAGTTGTTCGTAAGATTTTTCGTAAGAGGGGATGATTATGATTAAAATCTTACGAGTGTgatacatgaaatatatatatatatacagggtggcccattttaatttatacagtcgattttttaaaaaactaaaagagatacgaaaaaatgtttcagacagacatgtcacgatttcgagggggacataagatgataccattggtttgaccttgaatagtcgtttgaaggtcacgcgaagatcaccttcaatttcttaaattgaaaccccaactttttattgcagattcttattctccatcgaaaagtaagtaacttttgtctgaaacatttttccgaaaaatgtcatcttatgtccttaaaatgtcctcaaaactcatcttgaagatcattttaaggacataagatgacatttttcggaaaaatatttcagacaaaagttacttacttttcgatggagaataagaatctgcaataaaaagttggggtttcaatttaaaaaattgaaggtgatcttcgcgtgaccttcaaacgactattcaaggtcaaaccaatggtatcatcttatgtccccctcgaaatcgtgacatgtctgtctgaaacattttttcgtatctcttttagttttttaaaaaatcgactgtataaattaaaatgggccatcctgtatatatatatagccgTGAATGAAATTCCGTAACTCCGAATGTTTGATGGCTCATCCCGTTCATCGCGCGACTGCATTGTGTATATCACGGCGCGCATTCTGGAGGGTGCGCGTACTGTAAAAGCCAACTGGCTTCGACTTTTACGCTCCGTGCCGCCACCGTAAATGTTACCTCTTGCAGCGGAACGAGCGACTCCTCCCGATGTTGTAATCGCATGGTTTCAaccaaatatatatacatatacacacacatacaatatATCGTAGCGGatcataaattttacgatTACCGTACCGTGCATTTTAgtacgcgcgtgcgcgcacgtcGGCTGGTGCTGTTGGAGCTCCTCGCGTGTAAATTATCTGGTCGGTGCAATTACGCACGTTGAGGAGAGTTTTCTTCGTGCGTTCCGACCGGCAAACGATTCATTTACGCGCGGTCGTGAAGAATTCGCGAAAAAGCATCCAGGAACGTGATGGTCTGTAGGAACAAAAGAGCCTCGAGAGTACCTTTGATCCGTAAGTCGAATATCGCGAGGAACAAGCACAGGCAATATTTCACGGTCCGTGGATAAACCGTTTGCCGTGCAATTTCGCGGGAAGCTTGCGgacgagaaaaattattttccgaaAGAACGTTGCCcaagtcgtcgtcgtcgtcgtcgaaaaCGAGATTCTACGGCGCCGGCCGCTTCTTGCCTTGGAAAGTTCCACGGGTAAAACGGCCGGTGGTTTACGAAACGGGACTCAATTCCTAGCGCTCGTAATGAGCGTCATTGTTGGCGGTACTACCGCCCGAGCGCTTTCTTCCTGGCGGAGATTGGACTTTCCGAGGACTTGCAAGGAACGGCAGGTACTCGCAGTCGCTCGCGTCGTGAGCAGGGCTGTTCTTAGGCAGTACAATGCCCCTTGCCGCGATATTCGATAGGTCGCACTCGAAAGGGGCGTGCGAGAGTTCGGATTCTTATGCTAAGACCAGAGAGGAAGAAGGTACGAATATTAGAACGGAAATCACGTGCGACGCGCGATTCCTACGTTGCTAAAAAGCATGCAGAAACTTCGAATGTGATGATTCATTTAATTCAcatttacgttatattcacaCGAAAAACTTTCACGGAATGCCAACATCGGTCGATCGATAgatgtaattttatacatttattttaaaatttgtgagatttaaaaatatgatgtATATTTCAATCCATCTACtcttttatgataataattcatactatataatgtaaaataattattaaaattaaagtattgTAAGAATATGCATGAAATAATGCGAtacttttaattgaaaaatctaaatatattatacaaatacatGTATTTCCATTAAtccataatatatatttaaatattcagttGCGTGAATGTCGCTGCTGTGACTTGCACATagtattaaataacaataggAAGAGAACGTGCTCGCTGTTCCTTTCCTTTCCATGCAGCCGCACATGAGAGGAAAAAACCTCAAGATTACGAGGACGTTCTCTCGGTAACGGGATAATAAAGCGACGAGCTTTGTAGCACCGCTGTGGACTTTTTGAAGTTTGCTCTATCTCCAGTTTCTGTGCCACTCGTCGTTTGCGTTATTTTCAGCCTTTTTCTTTGCgcatctctctcctctctctccgtcATCCCCCGCTTTGTCTTCCTTTACGGAGAATAAAAATCTTCAGGACCTAAAAACTTTGCTGTTCCGAAGAGCGAAATCTTCGTGGTAGTTTCACTGAAAACTTAAGTGGCTCTTTCGAAACGCGTTTATTTGTGCGACGATGAAAAGAAACATTTCAACACccaaagtatattttatggCGTTACACACACTAATGACACGTTGTCTTTGTCAATTTCAGCGAATCGACCTCAGACAATCGAAGACTTGAGGGAGTCGATATCCTCCGAGTTGGAGGGCAACCCACCCCTATGGATCACCAGGAAACAGGGCCCGTACGGCGTGGAAGTCTACATTAACAACGCAAAGATTCTCCTGGAGCAGAGCAACTTCCAATCCAAACTGAAGGTCAATGGTGACACCATGACACAGGCgagtaaaaaatttacaaatgagAGGCTTTGCCTTGTTTTCAGTCGCACGTGCGATCCTcaattatacatgtatgattgatattgatatttataagatatattataaatttcataatctCATTTCCTTCTAAATTATAATctcatttgaaattttatcaatctcatacatatcttataaatatacatagatatgtttactttttacaaactGGAGGTGTTTCAAATGCAAAGTGATGCACAAAAGTGTTGAATGGATATAGATTAGGAAGCACAGCTTGTTATTGCAAGAAACATAGATAGATACTTACTTCGCGTGctacagaaaaagaaagagaagtcGAGAGCATCGGCAGCGCCAGTAAATCATGAGTTTATCTTGGCGAGCAATTCCTTTTATCTCCCCGTATTCAGCCTCCACTTTTCTGACCGATCTCCCGGCAGCAACATCCGCGTCATTTCGACCGTGCCGGTGGCGGCTTTCTAACGAGCTTTTAATGAGCTTTACACGCCCGCCTTAGCCGCGAGACCATTAGGTTGATGGATATCGCGGGCCTCGATAATGTCGAACGGTGCTTCCTGGCATTCGCACTCTCGTGAGAGCCATCAGCTCGGTTATCGGTTATATATTACGACTTGCAAATTAAACCCGGTGTGTTAAAGTCCGATTTATAATAATCGGCGCAATGGCCTGTAAGTTATTCGAGAAGGTACATCTCGGCATTTCTCTCGCTTCAAAATTCGACCGTACTGCAAATCCAAGAGTATTATTTCTACACACGTAAAATGTGCTTTTGCATTATTACTCGATTACTATGTATCAAAGTAACACAAACAAACGTGCTATTTGCAGATCACGCgggtgaaataaaaacaacACACTTAGATTTGCGGTGCGATCGCGTGATGCTCGCGCGTTTGCACGCGAAACGAGAGATTTTATCGGGAAGGCTATAATTTCGTCGGCGACTTGGAAAGCTGCAAGCAGAAAATCTAAATTCTCCAAACGCGCAGATAGCAATTCGTGCAGGATTCCCGAAAGTCTCCCATCATAAATTTTGCTCGTTCACTATTGAAAGGACATTCGAGACGCGATTCAACGCAA encodes the following:
- the LOC105281961 gene encoding origin recognition complex subunit 3 — translated: MTTRRMENVSVSKGIFAHKGNYKIGKKRKSTQNLEYCNEPWYVAYSETWRRIEQAAENVRSEMFQQVMSNLKSFVLTIKANPLTTSHEIATAILLTGVNVPDHTTLFDTTVSKLSKVTSHIAVLWSRNCNKIKNIIEDTVYQLIQKSESNDDDASEVRKSQCTMRVLKDWFAKHHDPEDPLVIILPDFESFSTDVLHDFILVLSSYRSTLKFVLIFGVATTLHVVHRSLTYDVTSKLIVQVFHTQTQVKTLSDVLDATVFSSNIPFRLIGRVFQLLTDIFLFYDFSVDNFLQNYKICMIQHFYDNNITFLCCQPKDIKKRISRLNDENIEEIKNLPSIVKYLKTSSEVTNRNDNLSNEKFKEMLEPLLKNFHKYMDVFLIVLRCLHCLVASLPGSPIGKQLRELYTKIYTSNLLASLEYKECLKLLGFLSKEELLTKLESIMKILDTSEDPIVKEIKSTLDSHINTIREASLDVTGASSEVISMDEKLSRIQLKEKLLRMSQKQSRSAYKEAQLDLINYLDRKVFSVHLIRPNHVTGYEIFCYRDENQAKHHIRGSLRAAIHTGLSDPRMYLDCDCCRLANDSDIPRTLPDLSIIYKLHLESRKLINMYDWLQAFLTIVNPQIQFTEEREVNAGLQARFTQAVAALQFLGFIETSRRKTDHVRRLT